The following coding sequences lie in one Manis pentadactyla isolate mManPen7 chromosome 19, mManPen7.hap1, whole genome shotgun sequence genomic window:
- the CD5L gene encoding CD5 antigen-like, with protein MALLVSLILAICTGPGLLESSSTVRLVGGPHRCEGRVEVERKGQWGTVCDDGWDLKDAAVVCRELGCGAAKETPSGKSYKPSTDKGQKVLLQLVDCDGTEDALLQCEQNEDVFDCSHNEDAGVVCKLPESVRLVGGHGRCKGRVEVKHQGQWGTVCKAGWNLSASKVVCRQLGCGRAVLAKRCCSTATQGNGPIWLSQASCSGREVSLQDCPSGVWGNHNCTHDEDTWVECEEPFDLRLVGGETRCSGRLEVLHKGVWGSVCDDGWGEEEDQVVCKQLDCGESFSPSVKVQRRFGPGVGRIWLDDVRCSGDERSLEQCQHRFWGYHNCNHKEDVGVICSEQ; from the exons ATGGCTCTGCTCGTCTCCTTGATCCTGG ccaTTTGCACCGGACCTGGCCTCCTGG AGTCTTCATCCACCGTGCGATTGGTGGGCGGCCCCCACCGCTGCGAAGGGCGGGTGGAAGTGGAACGGAAGGGTCAGTGGGGCACCGTGTGTGACGACGGCTGGGACTTGAAGGACGCGGCCGTGGTGTGCCGGGAGCTGGGCTGCGGGGCAGCTAAGGAGACACCCAGTGGTAAATCATATAAGCCGTCCACAGACAAAGGGCAAAAAGTCCTCCTCCAACTGGTTGATTGTGATGGCACAGAAGATGCGCTGTTGCAATGTGAGCAAAACGAAGATGTTTTTGATTGCTCCCACAACGAGGATGCCGGCGTGGTGTGCAAGC TTCCAGAGAGCGTGCGGCTGGTTGGTGGTCATGGGCGCTGCAAGGGGCGAGTGGAGGTGAAGCATCAAGGGCAGTGGGGCACCGTATGCAAAGCAGGCTGGAACCTCTCGGCCTCAAAGGTGGTGTGCCGGCAGCTGGGCTGTGGGAGGGCTGTGCTGGCCAAGAGATGCTGCAGCACGGCTACCCAGGGCAACGGGCCCATCTGGCTGAGCCAGGCGTCCTGCTCCGGACGAGAAGTAAGCCTTCAGGACTGCCCTTCTGGGGTGTGGGGGAACCACAACTGCACGCACGACGAGGACACGTGGGTCGAATGTGAAG AGCCCTTTGACTTGAGGCTGGTAGGAGGAGAGACCCGCTGCTCTGGGCGACTGGAGGTGCTGCACAAGGGCGTGTGGGGCTCTGTCTGCGACGACGgctggggagaagaggaggacCAGGTGGTGTGCAAGCAGCTGGACTGTGGGGagtccttctctccctctgtcaaagtCCAGAGAAGATTTGGCCCCGGGGTTGGACGCATCTGGTTGGATGATGTCCGTTGCTCGGGGGACGAGCGGTCCCTGGAGCAGTGCCAGCACAGGTTCTGGGGGTACCACAACTGCAACCACAAGGAAGACGTGGGTGTCATCTGCTCAG AACAATAA